A segment of the Echinicola strongylocentroti genome:
CGCTAATCACCCTCTTTTATAAGGAAAGCGATTTTCCTACGTGACTTTCACCACATCACCTTTGTTACCTTTCCCTTCAGGTGAAAAAAGATCAACACAAATCATACTCATCTGCAAGGTCTGTGTTCTATCAGAACCAGGCACAATCCCCAACTTTCCGGCTTGATCCCAATGAATATCCCGTGTATAAGTGTATTTTTGACTTTTGTAAAGCTATTCGGTATACCAATATAGCCTAAGGAAAAATTAACCATTACAAAAAGATACGATTACAATGAACACAGACCACACGACATTCGTCAGAAATGAAGAAAATAATAATGTATGGCTGTCCAAGAAAAGTGATCCAGCCGCTAGCTTTTCGGATCATGGCATTACGCCCACCGTCCTTGACAGTGAGGCGGAGATAGGCCAAGCCATGCTAAATGAGCTTTATGCCACCGCAGAAGGAAAAGATGGTGATATCAATATTGCCCTGCTTGGTGGTAGAGGCGCTCAGGAATTACATCGTTTGCTAGGAAAGCTGGCAGAATCGGGAGAAAAAGATGAGCTGCTCTCGCGGCTGAATGTATTTACCCAAGATGCCCTGGCACCGATGGGTATGGCCAATGGTTTTAGTTTTGTCAGGGATTTTGAGCGCATTTTGGGCGATGCTTTTTTCAAAAAAATAAAGAGTTTTACGCCCATGCAAACCGATACGGAGGACTTAGAATCTGCCTTGGTCGACTATTTGAATAAATTGGAAGACTTGGGCGGTCTGGACATCTTCTTTATTGGTCATGGTCCAGAAGAAAACCAAGCATCGCACCTGGCCTATATCAAGCCCTTTTCCGGAGCAAAGCCCCAACACGTGGCCGGTTTGATCCCCATTTCCAGTAGTATTTTGGAGCACCACATCAGCAAGTTTAAAGCTGGTGGAAGTGTGGTGAACGAACATGACGAAAAGGAATGCCGCTCTGCCGAGTACATCCTCACCTTGGGGCCAGCAGCCATCTTGCAGGCCAAAAAGGTGGTTCAATCCGTAGTAGATGCCGATTCTGCCCCCGCCAAAGTCAAAACCTACGCTAAGGTCCTCCACACAGCCATCAGTACCGACAGAGAGGAAGCCCTGCAACAGCTAAATGCCAACCCAGGCTTATGGATCCGGCTAAACGCAAACACGAAATCCTTTGTACTGCCTAATTTGGGCGTGTAATTCCTGGTGAATGCTGTTGTCAGTTAGGCAATAATCAGGTCGAAAACTCAAGATTATGATTTCCCAACCCGAGTTTGCAACACCGGTTGGGAAATCATGGTATTTGCCATACGACAAAGTTACTTTACCATAGAAAAGTGCTAACCCTGTCTGTTGCACCCCGTTGTCCCGTCAGTTGCACTGCGGGGGCTTTTGAAATTATGCCCCCGACTCCCTTCATAATCACTCTAACACCACACCCACGCCAATTTTCTCCAGCAGGTACGGATTGTGATCGATCACTAGGATGTCATTGGCTTGGCTAAGATCTTGGAGAATATCAAATAGCAGATCGATATCCGCATAGTGCAGGCCAGTGCTCGGCTCATCCAAAACCAAGAGCTGGTCTTGTGTCTTGCCATTAAGCCAATTGAGCAATAGCAAGCGTTGTTTTTCTCCCGAGGAGAGGGATTTTACCGTTTGCTCCAAGCTCAGGTGCGCCAAGCCTATCGCTTCCAGTTGTTGGATAAATTGCTGCCTGGAGCTGGCCAAATGCTGATCAGCCAGCCAAGTTTGCCATTCCTTCAGCGATAGGGCCAATACCTCCGCGATATGGAGCCCTCCCACACGGTATTCCAATAAATGGGACTGGTATCGCTGTCCATGGCACACCTCGCATTGTTCGATATGGTTGGCGGCGACATCCAGACTGGTAGCTACTGTTCCGGTTCCCTTGCAGTTGGGGCATTGACTGGACTTGTTTTTGTAGGAAAAGTCCTTCGCCTTTAAGCCTGTCTCCTTTGCAAAGATTTTGCTAATGTCTTTTAATAGATCCAAATACGCCACCAGCAAAGTACTGTTATGGGCATTCAGCTTTTTCGGCTCAAAATACTGGGCACCGCTGTATGGTTGAGGACAGCTAATGGCGGTACAGTTCACCGGATGACCTTGGACGATGCTTGGTATCAGGACATCTTTCACCAAGGTAGTCTTTCCGATCCCCGACTTACCCGTAATGGCCGTAATACCGCCTACAGGTATGTCCAATGCTTCCTTGACCAACGTATGCTTGGCCAGTTGCCGTAATGATATCGCCTCCTTCCCTGCTTCCAAGGCAATCGGCTTGGTAGGTTGCTTTAAAAATGGATGGCAATCCGGCTTTTTCAGAAAGGCATTCGGGATTCCATCAAAGGTAACATATCCCCCATGTTTTCCGGCTTTTGGGCCAATCTCCACCAAATTATCCGCTGCCATCATGATTTCTTTGTTGTGCTCGATCACGATTACGGTATTTCCCTTTTCTACCAACTCCTTCAACAGTTGCACCAGGTCCGGAATATTCTCTGCCGATAACCCCGCAGAAGGCTCATCCAACAAATAAGTAATTCCCTTTAGTGGACTATTGAGCTGCTTGATCAGGGCCACCCGCTGCTGCTCTCCCCCGCTTAAGGTCGTCGACTTTCGGTTGAGCTGAAGGTGATCGATATGTAGTTGGCTTGCCCGTTTAAGCGTATTGGTCAAATGTGCCCTGATGCTTTCGATCAGCTGTTGATCGACCTGTTCAGTAGCTTTCGATGTACTTAACCAGCGGTCAAGTCCTCTGAAATCCATCGATTTCAGTGCATGGATGGACTTATCTCCAATTTGTACTTCCAGCCGTTCCGTTTTGAGCCCACTACCGTAGCAATGGCTGCATTCAGCGTATGAAAGCAGGGATTTGAGCGGTTGGTATTTGTTCTTTCGGGTCAAAAAATATTCATCCATCAGGTACTTGAAAAGACCGCTCCACTTCATCTTTACCTGCTGCGTACCTTCCCGGGTTTTGGTTTTGAATTTCCAAGTTGCCTCCCAGGTTCTTTCTTCCACACCTTTGAACACCACCTCTTTTTGAACAGCAGTCAATTCCTTGAACGGGGTAGTCAGGTCAAAGCCATATTCCTTTCCGACTACTTCCAAAATGGCCATGTACTGTCCACTGGCTTGGCCATAATACGCCAAGGATTTGTGATGCTCAAACAGCCCATCCGCAATGCACTGGTTCTCATCCAAGACGATTTTGTTGAGATCGGGGAGCAATTCCTGCCCCACCCCATCACAGACTACACATTTTCCCAATTCATGGTTACTGGAAAAGTGGCTTGCAGACCACTCCAACCCAGTGTACTGGGCCTTTCTGGAAAAGGCAAAACGCAGGGTTTTATCAAAATCCGTTTGTTGGGCAATGTCCGAATGCTCGGAAAAGTTCTTCTCCTTTCGGGTAATGCAAATACTCGGGGTAAGGCCTTCGATATAATCCACTTCCAGCTGAAAATTAACACCCACTCTCGATTGCTGATAGCTTGAAAATTGCTTGGTCATTTCCTGCAAGCCATACCCGTGCAAGGTATCAATGACCAAGGAGGACTTTCCGGACCCAGAAATTCCAGTGACCACCGACAAATGCTCCTTGGGGAATTCCAGGCTGATGTCTTTGAGGGCATGCGTACGGGCTCCTCTGACGGCTATGACGTCTTGGTCCTGTACCGGTGGCAGCTTGTCCTCGGACAACTGAGGGCGTAAGGCATTGTCCACCAATATATCACATCCGGATTGGAAAAGCGGGTGATTCTCGAAACATACAATCCCTGCCGTTTGCTCTTTTAGTTGGTTCAAGGCATCCATCAATTGCTGCACATTCTGCTGATGCAGCCCGATGCTCGGTTCCTCCAAGAGCAAGATGGTCTTTTTGAAAGGCTTGGCAAAATGCTTGGTC
Coding sequences within it:
- a CDS encoding sugar phosphate isomerase family; this encodes MNTDHTTFVRNEENNNVWLSKKSDPAASFSDHGITPTVLDSEAEIGQAMLNELYATAEGKDGDINIALLGGRGAQELHRLLGKLAESGEKDELLSRLNVFTQDALAPMGMANGFSFVRDFERILGDAFFKKIKSFTPMQTDTEDLESALVDYLNKLEDLGGLDIFFIGHGPEENQASHLAYIKPFSGAKPQHVAGLIPISSSILEHHISKFKAGGSVVNEHDEKECRSAEYILTLGPAAILQAKKVVQSVVDADSAPAKVKTYAKVLHTAISTDREEALQQLNANPGLWIRLNANTKSFVLPNLGV
- a CDS encoding ATP-binding cassette domain-containing protein, producing MRITNAYQNNLKNVSLAIPENQLVVVTGLSGSGKSSLAMGVIANEGYRYFLESLPAYNQQNAQAIPTAEVDSITELPPVIKVEQSKRFQSISATFGTLSELTPLFRVLFARYAGEETMSKSLFSFNHPKGACENCRGIGEAEYIDIDKLVGDENKTLREGAITTTLPNGYIVYSQVTVEELDKVCAAHGFSVDVPWKELSPEQQEVILYGSNRIKVFYGKHSLESRLRWEGFKAKPREEGYYRGIIPIMSDILRLDRNVSILRFVSSKLCPSCHGARIKPEHLTYRWKGLNFQEWMELPLQQLYDRLQAQAFTGGEKVLVDKLCTQLLDLIRLGMEHYQLSTSSLDISSGDGQRIKLIKQVNSSLQGILYVFDEPSIGLPSAYQQHLRHIFDRLIHRGNTVMVVEHDLDFIQSADWIVELGPKAGVDGGEVLFNGATEEFLQATGLESPTLTATQEAGKQTKKQVALKPVASFQPAAKTLSVVSRKTSAVQERISAYAEEHDLNILTVTDQPIGKTPRSNPSTYTGLADKIRDLLAKTPEAKALKLAKGAFSFNNKTGRCPNCEGAGVITLSMSVMGNINQICPVCQGKRFKPDVLKVHWGNKNIAEIYDLSIKEARGFFAEEKKLAEILTLMLQLGLGYIKLGQPSNTLSGGEAQRIKLTKHFAKPFKKTILLLEEPSIGLHQQNVQQLMDALNQLKEQTAGIVCFENHPLFQSGCDILVDNALRPQLSEDKLPPVQDQDVIAVRGARTHALKDISLEFPKEHLSVVTGISGSGKSSLVIDTLHGYGLQEMTKQFSSYQQSRVGVNFQLEVDYIEGLTPSICITRKEKNFSEHSDIAQQTDFDKTLRFAFSRKAQYTGLEWSASHFSSNHELGKCVVCDGVGQELLPDLNKIVLDENQCIADGLFEHHKSLAYYGQASGQYMAILEVVGKEYGFDLTTPFKELTAVQKEVVFKGVEERTWEATWKFKTKTREGTQQVKMKWSGLFKYLMDEYFLTRKNKYQPLKSLLSYAECSHCYGSGLKTERLEVQIGDKSIHALKSMDFRGLDRWLSTSKATEQVDQQLIESIRAHLTNTLKRASQLHIDHLQLNRKSTTLSGGEQQRVALIKQLNSPLKGITYLLDEPSAGLSAENIPDLVQLLKELVEKGNTVIVIEHNKEIMMAADNLVEIGPKAGKHGGYVTFDGIPNAFLKKPDCHPFLKQPTKPIALEAGKEAISLRQLAKHTLVKEALDIPVGGITAITGKSGIGKTTLVKDVLIPSIVQGHPVNCTAISCPQPYSGAQYFEPKKLNAHNSTLLVAYLDLLKDISKIFAKETGLKAKDFSYKNKSSQCPNCKGTGTVATSLDVAANHIEQCEVCHGQRYQSHLLEYRVGGLHIAEVLALSLKEWQTWLADQHLASSRQQFIQQLEAIGLAHLSLEQTVKSLSSGEKQRLLLLNWLNGKTQDQLLVLDEPSTGLHYADIDLLFDILQDLSQANDILVIDHNPYLLEKIGVGVVLE